A section of the Humulus lupulus chromosome 2, drHumLupu1.1, whole genome shotgun sequence genome encodes:
- the LOC133813985 gene encoding uncharacterized protein LOC133813985 gives MTIDKTWVTMRNRKDPAYWEGLQVFMALASKHKDCDGRIFCPCVRCKNTRLHPLDTVEAHIFTKGFESSYERWTYHGEPDEPIEANNADADEMVDVIEDFFPPINDDGRATDDGIQRGQYYDEMFEEIEAELYPGCDWISSLNFVAKLMHLKNLGKIPNYIFDELLKLLKFAFLKENKIPPTFYEAKKKLSKLGLGYESIHVCKNNCCLFYNDHASKDFCPVCGTSRWINENTSGKKIAHKVMRYFPLTPRLKRLYSSRITAKEMVWHRTGRVKENGVMRHPVDSAAWKNFDSRHPDFARDPRNVRLGLAADGFNPFWQHELIV, from the coding sequence ATGACAATCGATAAGACTTGGGTGACCATGAGAAATCGTAAGGATCCTGCTTACTGGGAAGGTCTCCAAGTCTTTATGGCACTCGCGTCTAAACACAAAGATTGTGACGGAAGAATTTTCTGTCCTTGTGTTAGATGCAAGAATACCAGACTGCATCCTTTAGATACTGTGGAGGCACATATTTTTACCAAGGGTTTTGAAAGCAGTTATGAGAGGTGGACTTACCATGGGGAGCCAGATGAACCAATCGAGGCTAACAATGCCGATGCCGATGAGATGGTTGATGTCATTGAAGATTTCTTTCCTCCTATAAATGACGATGGAAGAGCAACCGACGATGGAATTCAGAGGGGTCAATATTATGATGAGATGTTTGAGGAGATCGAGGCAGAGTTGTACCCCGGTTGTGATTGGATATCCTCCCTCAACTTTGTAGCAAAGTTGATGCACTTAAAAAATTTGGGAAAAATACCAAATTATATCTTTGATGAattgttgaaattgttgaagttTGCATTTCTGAAGGAAAACAAAATCCCTCCAACATTCTATGAGGCGAAGAAGAAACTAAGTAAATTAGGCCTAGGGTATGAATCAATTCATGTGTGCAAGAACAATTGTTGTTTATTTTACAATGACCATGCATCGAAAGATTTTTGCCCGGTATGTGGGACCAGTAGATGGATTAATGAGAACACAAGTGGAAAAAAGATAGcgcataaggtgatgcgttactttccattaACTCCAAgattgaaaagattatacagttcaagaaTTACAGCCAAAGAGATGGTATGGCATCGTACTGGGCGTGTGAAAGAAAATGGTGTTATGCGTCATCCTGTTGATTCCGCCGCGTGGAAAAACTTTGATAGCAGACATCCGGACTTTGCAAGAGATCCACGGAATGTGCGCTTAGGCTTGGCTGCCGATGGATTTAATCCTTTTTGGCAACATGAGCTTATCGTATAG